The Ziziphus jujuba cultivar Dongzao chromosome 1, ASM3175591v1 genome segment TCGAATTAGAGAGGGCTTCTTAAGAGGAGAAAGGGTTCCAGGCGAGTTAAATTGTGCTCCTTCAAAATTCTTTATGCTTTTTGACACCAATAATGATGGACTGATTTCGTTTCCAGAGTAAGTTCCTTAGGTTTTCCATCACCATTCTTTGAGACCTATACTCCAGTAGTACTGTTATTCACATTGAATCCAATATCAAATGCAGCAACATTGAGCTTTAAAACAGTTGGAAGTTGAGATCTAAAGcactacatatatattttctttcataattCCAGATACATCTTCTTTGTTACATTACTCAGTATCCCCGAGTCAAGCTTTTCGGTGGCATTCAAAATGTTTGATATTGACAATAACGGGTGAGTAAAATTTCTTCGGCTTCATATGTACAATTCATTTCAGTAGATTCATCATATTTTCCAACCAACTTTAGTTTAGTCTATCACCCGAGTGAATTTTCACCTGTCGAAGAGTAAATATTCCTGATTCATGTGCAAGCATGAGAGCATTACCAGAGTAACTGACAGTTTTTGAACTCTCTTACTCCCCTTTTTTTACCATTGGATTTACTGTCATTACGAAAGCACGGGGCTTCTAAATTTCGCTGTTTACATGTGGCATGGTCCAAAAGAAACTATTAGACACTGGATTTTCTCCATTGGTGTGGAATCAAGAGAGCAGTAATGATGAGTATGTAACTTGTATCCTCTGAATATACATAGTTCTTTCCCTACCATGAGCATTACTGCATAACTATGGAAACTGAATATACAATGAGAACCCAAATGGGCCCAATACAACAAACAAACGTAATATTATAAAGCATCACTATAAAACGTTTCCATCAACCGTAACTAAGGAGAAATcagtcaccaaaaaaaaaaaacaagtttaCGGAACTAAAGAATCTCCAACCATTTCCTTCCGAAAGAAGTAAAGTCCATTAACTCAAAAAGTCCACGAGAGCTTGTGGTTCGCTAAATAGATCGCATAGTCATCTAGCAatcatttatcaaatgataGACCATCAAACCAATTCTAGCTTCCTTACTGCTTCCACTTGTTCCTATCACCGCTCCTTACTGGTACAACCAATCATCTatctcaaactttttttttttttcagtcatTGGTGGATTGAGTCATGGCTTGAAAATAAGATCATCAGAAAAATGGTGGATTTAAGTGACATCGGACATGATGAAGGATCTTAGAGGAATGAAGTTCACTCTTATCATTTTTGTTGCTTCTACATCCGACCAATAATTACTGTGTACTTcacttttgtttttctgtttttgctaTAGACTTTCTTCTATTTTGACATCTTTACTTTGGTTATATTTACTCTAAACATGTTTTTCAAACATGATATGGATTGTTTGCAATCATATAATGTCTAATACATTCTCCACGTCATTCCTCCTAGGGACCTTTTTGATAAAATGGAGATGGAGAAAGGACTTTTAAGCATCAAACCTGAAATGTTACCGTACATGTAGAAGTTTCATTTGTATAGGGTAGTAACTGGTATATTAATTTGTGGAGACACAAGTTCATCAGGCTTTCAAAGTAGTTCGTCCTGAGTTGCTGTGGATTGACATTTACATAAATGGCCGCTGCACTGTCTTTGATTACTAACTTCTTGTTACCTAACTTCTTGTGCTCAACAGAGAAATAGACAGGGAagaatttaagaaagtgatggCCTTGATGAAATCCCAAAACAGACAGGTAGCTCGACACAGGGATGGGCGACGTCTAGGGCAGAAAGTTTCAGTAGAAAATGGAGGTTTGCTTGAGTACTTCTTTGGTAGCGATGGCAAGTCATTTCTAAAACATGAAAGATTTGTCCAATTCTTAAGGGACTTGCATAATGAAGTATGTAATTCTTCCTTTCACAGAACAGCACACATGAATTTTTACGTGCTCTGATTCTCAAATGGTTTACCATTTATAGATTCTATTCTGCTCTGACCAGTTCCTAATAATGTTAGATGTCGATATAAAACTTAAATAACTGAATCTTTTCACGTTTTTGAATTTGATCAGATATTGAGATTGGAGTTTTCCCATTATGACTACAACACAAGGGGAACCATATCAGCTACAGATTTCGCTTTGTCCTTGGTTGCATCTGCCGATGTCAACCATATAAACAAGCTGCTTGATCAGGTTGATGAAATTAACAAAGAACCAAATCTCAAAGACATACTTATCACATTtgaggaatttaaacaattcGCAGAGCTGCGTAAACAGTTGCAGCCCTTCTCTCTGGCCATCTTCAGTTTTGGAAAAGTTAATGGGGTATTGACAAAGAAAGATTTCCAGAGAGCCGCGTCCCAAGTATGTATCCTAAGTTCGCATAACACTTACAAGTAGATTTCTATTACATTCTATTAAGtaactgattttttttatcaaaaaaatattaaatgagcTTGTGATTAATTTGTTATGTAGGTATGTGGAATCACAGTCACAGATAATGTGGTGAAcataatatttcatgtgttTGATACAAATCGCGATGGGAATCTAAGTGTAAAGGAGTTTGTTAGAGTTTTACAAAGAAGAGACATTGAATTCTCAGATTCAGGACCCAGAGGGGGACTCATATCTTGTTGGTTGAGCTGTGCAGCTAACAGCTCAAAGACCAAGTggcatatttaaatttattggcTGCGACATAATATATCTAATCCGACCTGGGTCTGAGGTTCACTACTTGTCTGAGTTagaatttagttttcttttccaGTATTTGTTTTAGGAATTTGTCAGGTCTATAACATAAGTATTGTAATTTAAACAAGGATAGTGTTTGTCttacttatttttttggttggtgcatcaataatttcatttttttttagtttttattctttGATCATAAAGGTAGTTTGTAATCAGTAGTAAAATTATCAATGGTCTTTCGTGCGTGCTACAGCAATGGCCTCTGCTGCTGAGCTGAGAATATACAGTTTTTTATCCTTGTATGCACGTGCATACAATTTCTGTTGTTACTGAAAAATTACTTCTTTGATAAATGAAACTTCCTTCACATCATCCATCTTgaagattttataaattttctgcTTCATTTACTGTTCTCTACCAACCATAACTAACCTGTGACAATGGGCAGAAATGCAAATGTATAAAGCTATAACTTCTTATTGGGTTTCGAACTACTACAAGATGCTTCATATTCCAGTACAAATCAgctcttaaaaataaaagaaattggtTGCAAAATGCAGGACCAGTTTTAGAAAAAGACCCACTTCCAAATTAATGCGTAATCTTCTTATTGTTTGCCAGTAAAGTCAGTTTGTGCAAACTGGTTTTCATCTGATAATAAAACATACATACGCAGCCTCACCAACTTAATTTAGTCGTCCAGCTTAAGGAAAATACAATCCTTCATCCAGATAattcttttgttgattttttaagcaaaaaataaaaaggcaaatTTTGAATGTGGACACTTCATAACTATCTATTAACTTTTTTAGCTAACTTTCCCTATTAACTACGTAACACCACAACGAAGAACCTCCTCTGCTTAATGCTCTGTGTCAGCATCAAAGTTGTTTCTCTTCCAAGATAATGTCACAATATCAAATAGCTATAACTGGAATTATATGTTTCCACTTCTGTGAGAAGTACAACCATTTGAATCAGGTTAGCACATTACTTCATTAGTATCCTCAACCAGTTCCAGTTCAAATGTTTTGCTATGTCATAAATATTAAGCACGTGTCCAAACATATGACAACAGTTTTCTCAATCTCAATTTCACTTtaatacaataattaaaaactatGCAGGTTCTTCAAGATCGTTAAGAAAATACTAAGTTTGGAGTTAGTTTTTCATTGATATTAGAACTGATATagttttttattgatattagaACTGATATCTACCACTTTTTTCTACAAGAATTGATTTCCACATTTATAGAAACATTATTtctttgtttatcaaattttgtagTTTATTCATTATGTTCATTTGTCTAATAATGGTATCTTTTGCCGAACTAAATAGCATTAAATAATACCCTCCACcaacaaaaaagagaaagaatgcCATCCCTAAATCAACAACTttgatttatagaaaatatgctTGAATGAACCCCAcatgaaatagaaataaataaactaggccaaaaaaaaaaaaaaaaaaatcgagtcAAAACTTTGCTCGATTTGGATTTACATTTTCTATGTACATACATTAGGAtatcaaaattcatataaatacatttacgaagttcaaaaaaaaaaaaaaaaaaaaagggggcagACTGTTTCAAGAttctcaaaaaagaaagaaacaaaaagcatTCATCTTCTTCTTAAGCTAACCCGATTCAAATGATTGGCGAGCGAATCCCTGATCCTTTTTCCACTCTCATTCATCTCTCCATTACAGACAGGAAGCTCCACATCCTCCTCCTTTAAGCACTCCAAGTTTTCATCATCCGGCATAGGCTCACTGCATTTGATAAGAAAATTATGCAGCAGGCAACCTGTGACAACAACAAATGGCAAGAACTCCATGCACTCTTCTTTCCACTGCTTGCTCAGCAGCCGCCACCGCGTCCGAACTCTCCCGAATGCGGTGCCGACCAACGCCATTGCGCCGCTATGCACCGAATTGAATGCCTTTTCTTTCGAACCAAGACGAGGCTGATCATCATTTGTGTTGCTTGCGTAAGGAGTTAACAGCCATGGGAGGAGAGGAAAGCCAGAGTCACCCAATATATATTGAGGAATCGAACTGCCATCACTGAGCTGATAGTGAGGACCATTGAGAAGCTCCCTAGATTCCTCCACACCCAAGTAGAGCTTGGTCTGTTGCAGAATGGTTTCGGGTTTCAACGTACTGGGCCAACCAGCCGAAATATCCAAGAACCTTCCTTCGGAATCCACCAATCCCTGAACCAACACAGACCCATTTTTCCCCAAAACTTCCCCATCAATCCCGAACCTCTCGAACCCCAATATGCCACAGCAATTCGGCAGCGAAATCCACCCGAATCCCACCACGACCCTTTTGATATCGGAACGGAACTCGAACAGATGCCCGAGTTTCTCGTTGATCGCCTTGCAAACCGTGTAGAAGGCCCGGCAGGCTTCGGCCGAGTCGAGCCCGAATCGCCGGCCGACGGCTTTATAGGTGGCGCCGTGAGCCAAGCGGTAGAGCGCGGCGGCGAGGACGTAATTGGCCGGGACGGAAGGGATGGCGTTGTCGAGAGCGGGGGTGAGAAGCCTGAGGAGGAGAGTGAAGGACGGTTCGGACATGCGGAAAGCGTGGGACCACCAGAGTGGGTCGTGGGCGTTGGAGGAAGTGGCGGAGAGGAAGCGGCGGAACCAGCATTGTTGTTGCGGCGGTGGTGGTTGcgacggtggtggtggtggtggtggagaaaGGGGTTGGAGGGTTTTGCGGAGGGAGAGGAGTGTGGAGGAGAGGAGGGACTCCAGGGCTAGGGTTTGAGAAGGAAGGAGGAGGAGGTCGTTTTGGGAGAGAAAAGAGTGGGCGGCGGAGACGGCGTCGTTTAGGAGGTTTAGTAGGAGGTTTTGttgtcgttgttgttgttggtccAAGTTAAAGTGGTGATGGTGGTTTTCTTGTTGGGATTTTTTATTGTTGGGCAGCTGCTTGTATTTGGAGCTTCTCTTtgctcctcttcttcttcctccgcCGGCTCCGGCAGCCATTTTTCTCTTCTCCCTTCTCTGTGTTTGGAAAAGGAAACGCCCACTCTTTTGCTGTCGTTTCTTGGACAAACAGTCCCACTTGACTTCAGAGCCTCAAACAGGGACAGCTTCCATTTAGGACGCGTTTGGCGCACCCAAAAATACTCTAACCCtctttggtaaataatattttaaagatagattctttaccaaaaaaataataataatattaaagataGATTAAAATTGGATGCTTGGCTTTCActtatatttagatatatatatatatatatatatatatatatatatatatatatatatatatatatatatatatatatagagggtaGCAGACTATCCTTATAAAAAGTTTATGCTTTTTAAAAACATCGATTTTTTATGTAATCTGTACCGTAAaacgattatatatatacatatattttgttgaaattgaaaatagcaataataaatcaatttaaatgtttttgcaaaatatatatatatatatatatatatatatatatatatatatatatatgtttcacttttttttgatattttataaacTAATTTCTCATTTCACTTAAAAGCCATTAATGTGTTTTAAGTTTCATTAGATTGGATGGACTAAACTAGTAATAATCTTAATAACCACACATTTAAGAGTCTTTTTTCACAAAAAGAGAGGTATATAAGAAATTGATAAATTACCTTTGAGCTCCTTTGGTATAGAAGATTGTATTAACCTGTACTGTGTTAGGCTATTCTGGTTTGTACTGTATTAATATTGTATAGTGTTTGATGCAGAATTACACTTTTATATAAATACTtgtaaaaaagttatttttattgaagTAAATTAATCATTGTTATTCATATAattgtatataaataattacatcataattaataaaaatgaaattgtcattattttttaatattgtaataaacttttttcttaa includes the following:
- the LOC107415649 gene encoding protein ALP1-like, with the protein product MAAGAGGGRRRGAKRSSKYKQLPNNKKSQQENHHHHFNLDQQQQRQQNLLLNLLNDAVSAAHSFLSQNDLLLLPSQTLALESLLSSTLLSLRKTLQPLSPPPPPPPSQPPPPQQQCWFRRFLSATSSNAHDPLWWSHAFRMSEPSFTLLLRLLTPALDNAIPSVPANYVLAAALYRLAHGATYKAVGRRFGLDSAEACRAFYTVCKAINEKLGHLFEFRSDIKRVVVGFGWISLPNCCGILGFERFGIDGEVLGKNGSVLVQGLVDSEGRFLDISAGWPSTLKPETILQQTKLYLGVEESRELLNGPHYQLSDGSSIPQYILGDSGFPLLPWLLTPYASNTNDDQPRLGSKEKAFNSVHSGAMALVGTAFGRVRTRWRLLSKQWKEECMEFLPFVVVTGCLLHNFLIKCSEPMPDDENLECLKEEDVELPVCNGEMNESGKRIRDSLANHLNRVSLRRR
- the LOC107415648 gene encoding calcium uptake protein, mitochondrial, whose protein sequence is MFSPASTSLRKSSLSIHRVVVAAQRLNFRPFFSQSQRSTSFSPSSSSSSSGFGHDDGKTRRSGFNTFMGSVSSGFFIVGSSIGLGYCYSSSLDVNSFLSFADYRGEATQAVDDDDRLRQSEPEKKSNFLFGDAYRKRVFFKYEKRIRMQSPPEKVFDYFASIRTPAGEVFMTPADLMRAVVPVFPPSESNRIREGFLRGERVPGELNCAPSKFFMLFDTNNDGLISFPEYIFFVTLLSIPESSFSVAFKMFDIDNNGEIDREEFKKVMALMKSQNRQVARHRDGRRLGQKVSVENGGLLEYFFGSDGKSFLKHERFVQFLRDLHNEILRLEFSHYDYNTRGTISATDFALSLVASADVNHINKLLDQVDEINKEPNLKDILITFEEFKQFAELRKQLQPFSLAIFSFGKVNGVLTKKDFQRAASQVCGITVTDNVVNIIFHVFDTNRDGNLSVKEFVRVLQRRDIEFSDSGPRGGLISCWLSCAANSSKTKWHI